Proteins co-encoded in one Neodiprion lecontei isolate iyNeoLeco1 chromosome 3, iyNeoLeco1.1, whole genome shotgun sequence genomic window:
- the LOC107217476 gene encoding protein PRRC2C isoform X7: MSTLSGNVSKGEKGKSKFQSLDINNLYRTSRGESLEQHQQKNTIPRKHGMQSLGKVPSARRPPANLPSLKSEHSGSDPAVSLVPSGGSGWATTKDPATQTTNTTSNATTTPPTTSDTTTSNTPSPQCATGAVPATASPLQPPQPGQQNTSQTSHSTAPSWSAIMSRPGDAGGPVVAAVVGYAGLVGGGRGGRGALGLSFLAHQSPQFQHEFPSLSGQTSVSISNQSQTQPSSTTPNANSNAISVAAQQQSLLPQQSQSHSHSGDGTAGSQQAQSQQTRELTAQYGPGPSLRPQTEGSWIQGGSRTASGTGAGTPGPGNGNTPGAQGPPHIGVGGLPEGPAGGRPNLGQSLPMGMAQAGPNGSPAAQAVTTPGASQNPSLHNYRGLIPPFMYRGSFPGGFPSQFPPNMGANGPRQRFTHPQERFPAPPRQQERERPPPPADEEIITRPIIKEEDLSRMDDISRDAGWAAHDDIDYNQKLAFSDDETEHEHHKKDEKKDFKDDKREESQPEEKEKSREREREPRDNREQSQSHRGWNQGPPPLSRDFRGTNGPVNHPPQQQMRTPHPPRGLEEDELWNQRRREQGEWVASTVERARQRKEEEEKRFRESIKQAADKKLQDLEQKIKEKYVKQKDDDSGSSSEPKSLISVPSSIIPVPDWERDRENRESRERDRSRTSSEGKDEKPVSRDSRDSRDTRDIRDTRETRDTRDTRETRDTRDTRDTRDVRDTRDARDTRDVRDVRDTRDSRDSRDQPVSEFRQITQIERPNFMRSQDMSRNERERDRDQREIREREQPAFSKHFQNDLPPRFQKQQAERTGGAYNRVSPNAEQRPTPQAIPFSQQYDPSRWVHSSHPNVPNSVKKQSHSMPLPQRRNRTDSELSGPIEDDRPPSRDHRGLPRDDRYRHSSHRSYDGRKPSSGSYYDDHARYREYEYDDRHSRDSWERERHYDDRDRDNREREKKDYDNYSKSSPQQDPFDEREPTRERPENPEWRDDRRDMRDDRITQERQTDSRRDPPRDDRIDRSERPQRPDSRDSRASRESRTSLRDDDMHKSRDCGSWVNDIPDYEEKKRDPYREDNRDRRQPPGPVTREKLEADELKGEKRNLTQLKRSGSELDKKDSSKDSPTEAKKELDMWNRKLELSSENSRNVERGGDNSPKAWADAISPTLEMEDEKVFLEPMKDEKEIDEMKQSMEKLSVDNKRDDALCIEVKEDLKDEKRDKNVRNRTNSGSSRGRESGRSARQYGGYSVYTTRGWRGADQRGRRGGPRSLGRPGSARSGSYGHTDSELSGDEISGSTESGKEERRPARSPKSSQKLDKDDRNREVSRRDDKRGDYTQVRSDKRSYDSRSGREGFAPSGEPSRRGRGGFRNRGPTTGGRMNTNYGPPPSKSPFSTERNADDKEPNQQKPSSPTPESELPASGPQLSESTDDKIIAKQQALTAGITGRHTKSPSQQSQQQGNNKQDSLQNQNTVPQRSQVRKDEGRTKRNHSSSRRTQGREHRDGRFRGNPSNAPKQNSSDIGNDDWETTSDNSEEHIEDRKESRNTRNKSYGSRGNQSSHQNPTGNNQQSRRNDQSINNREQRERNVTKPSSTASRAPGAEKRNAQNASYNQRNHSGAIPPLMQNTQQNGRPRSQGSANSGPSNKAIIKESTVNRVDEIKLNDLNLVNQALNDINKKSVSKEKKVIDSELEVNNYSGGGDDGANSNEDKIDADGFQEVRSKKNVKESRHNQKEEAKPMRREKEKERERDRSKSKSNGPQPTPQQIQNIPPLLGQPIPQPANLPQKQFDRERNSNRQTLAPRFQKARLAKQQQQMGIGESNDTNKVNSNNIYVSKDSAAGPAPPPSVNAWDKPFTSQIRSNSPSTVPADIQLMSGITGQNEHNHETNEQVNSRGSSQRNSPNTEKTVNKTAKDIIVEKNVSDGTSPPVQTLIFENTNYSKTTKSGPSDLTLKSKFSNHMKTQQRVDKRGEIEDDGQLQQHQQQALSAVFSNKSNELMKDKSQEPIQMPLTFSKNEDNADMKLDFTFDSELSQLTEDAKSKSLGMPRSIHMTGGQSTISPSTAELNLKIASVKKVWENAPPMPTVVEHEDGSVVATANSFPQPFESNDVDDSYSPHQQYNQSNMKNEIATSTNVCKLVPPQVKPQQQSSGSTGAQPGSTVPGPSPIRPGQSPIGHPSASLQGQLSPPPFNTTGQPSHINYPEFPQYPGSQAAQYGGMSAIPSPPAVLFNTGSGQLPAQAGGLYGAFQLDQSRSPFTQYAPYGQSLQSSFNQQSVYLQQPPPPPHAPSATPDMYQNNMSQYRITTAAAPPFGQNQQLSNNPNTVLISSSSNSLMSASVKPSTQPIGAIGTKAPHFQAPSAQPNQVTYIPYDPNQVLGVSGNYMGNSQLVQRPGPTVQPSANSYYSATSAGKPNTLLYVFPGSQTGFYQPGGAGQQTGTHYGLQGFGQHSQSLATGSATPVGLQNFGSQFLSGSGIQMAAAAAAQQYRNPTGGLPGPGNAAATFLGKHQQQEQSRQLKSPSGNQQDVLASVFSSTSQIPSPKSRNCKQQTPTQQPQPSPTQIHKYQQYQGATQSALVSSYSNYVLQQNVRGMGMPPPRPGIQPSQQRYPAPIQRPTPFPPGPNPNPGQQQPNCMPTQQQQQAQMNRHRPNIHQQQQQQQQQQQQQRNMKMSQQYYSNQEL; this comes from the exons ATGTCTACTCTGTCGGGGAATGTGTCGAAGGGGGAGAAAGGAAAATCCAAGTTTCAATCGTTAGAcatcaataatttatacagGACAAGTAGG gGAGAATCCTTGGAGCAACATCAACAGAAAAACACAATACCACGGAAACATGGAATGCAGAGTTTGGGAAAGGTGCCTTCGGCACGGCGGCCACCTGCTAACTTGCCTAGTCTGAAAAGTGAGCACAGCGGCAGCGACCCAGCAGTTAGTCTTGTACCAAGCGGTGGCAGCGGTTGGGCCACTACTAAAGATCCTGCCACACAAACTACCAACACCACTAGCAACGCCACTACTACACCACCTACAACCTCCGATACTACCACC AGCAACACACCCTCGCCACAATGTGCAACGGGAGCTGTTCCTGCAACGGCATCACCACTGCAACCACCACAACCAGGACAACAGAATACTTCACAGACATCACACTCCACTGCGCCCTCATGGAGCGCAATTATGAGCAGACCAGGAGATGCcg GTGGGCCCGTCGTGGCAGCAGTGGTTGGTTACGCGGGGCTTGTGGGGGGCGGGAGAGGGGGAAGAGGTGCCCTTGGACTGAGCTTTCTCGCCCACCAGTCCCCGCAGTTCCAACACGAGTTCCCCAGCCTCAGTGGCCAGACCTCCGTCTCCATCTCCAATCAGAGTCAGACTCAACCGTCCTCGACAACGCCGAACGCAAATTCCAATGCGATATCGGTAGCTGCTCAACAACAGTCGTTGCTGCCGCAGCAGTCCCAATCCCACAGCCACTCAG GCGATGGCACAGCCGGGTCACAGCAGGCACAGTCTCAACAGACCAGGGAATTGACTGCACAATATGGTCCAGGACCCAGTCTACGCCCACAAA cGGAAGGCAGTTGGATTCAAGGTGGAAGTCGTACAGCAAGCGGAACTGGAGCAGGAACACCTGGGCCAGGAAATGGGAATACTCCGGGGGCCCAGGGCCCCCCGCATATTGGCGTAGGTGGACTACCAGAGGGACCCGCTGGCGGGCGACCCAACTTGGGCCAGTCGCTACCCATGGGCATGGCCCAGGCAGGCCCTAATGGTTCCCCAGCTGCCCAAGCGGTTACAACCCCTGGCGCCAGTCAAAATCCTAGCCTGCATAACTATCGAGGATTAATTCCTCCTTTT ATGTACCGAGGCAGCTTTCCTGGAGGATTTCCTTCACAATTCCCACCAAATATGGGTGCGAATGGCCCTCGACAACGATTCACCCATCCCCAGGAACGATTCCCAGCTCCCCCGCGCCAGCAAGAACGTGAACGTCCTCCTCCCCCAGCAGATGAAGAAATAATCACCCGTCCAATAATTAAAGAGGAAGATTTGTCAAGAATGGACGACATTTCACGCGATGCTGGGTGGGCAGCCCATGACGATATCGATTACAACCAAAAGTTAGCTTTCAGCGATGACGAAACAGAACATGAACACcataaaaaagatgaaaaaaaagacttCAAAGATGACAAACGCGAGGAAAGTCAACCCGAGGAAAAAGAGAAGTCAAGAGAACGTGAACGGGAGCCTAGGGATAATCGTGAACAGTCCCAGTCTCATCGTGGATGGAATCAAGGACCTCCACCGTTATCTCGTGATTTCCGTGGTACAAATGGTCCTGTCAATCATCCTCCGCAACAGCAAATGCGAACTCCACATCCACCTCGGG GTCTCGAGGAAGACGAATTATGGAATCAGAGACGCAGAGAACAAGGAGAATGGGTGGCCTCGACTGTGGAGCGGGCCCGCCAGcgtaaagaagaagaagaaaaaagattccGAGAGTCCATTAAACAAGCTGCAGATAAAAAACTACAGGACTTGGagcaaaaaattaaggaaaaatACGTCAAACAAAAAGATGACGATTCAGGATCTTCATCCGAACCGAAATCTTTAATCAGTGTACCTTCGTCTATTATTCCAGTACCCGACTGGGAGCGAGACAGGGAAAATCGAGAAAGTCGCGAAAGAGACAGATCTCGTACTTCATCCGAGGGCAAAGATGAAAAGCCTGTGAGCCGAGACTCTCGCGATAGTCGTGATACTCGGGATATTCGCGACACACGAGAAACTCGTGATACAAGAGATACTCGAGAAACTCGTGATACGAGGGATACGAGGGATACGAGGGATGTCCGGGATACCCGAGACGCTCGTGATACTCGAGATGTTCGAGATGTACGTGATACTCGAGATTCTCGGGATTCTCGAGACCAGCCAGTCTCAGAATTTCGACAAATTACTCAAATTGAGCGTCCGAACTTCATGCGGTCTCAAGACATGTCGCGTAACGAGCGGGAACGCGATCGCGACCAACGAGAGATTAGAGAAAGGGAGCAACCGGCATTTTCTAAGCACTTTCAGAACGACTTACCCCCAAGGTTCCAGAAACAACAGGCTGAGAGAACTGGTGGAGCCTATAACAGGGTATCACCGAATGCAGAGCAGCGGCCCACTCCTCAAGCAATACCTTTCTCTCAACAATATGACCCTAGCAGATGGGTGCACAGCAGTCACCCTAACGTGCCGA ACAGTGTCAAGAAGCAATCTCATTCCATGCCACTGCCCCAACGTAGAAATCGAACTGATTCAGAATTGTCTGGTCCAATCGAGGACGATAGACCTCCTTCAAGAGATCATCGAGGACTACCGAGAGATGATCGTTACCGACATTCGTCCCACAGATCGTACGATGGTCGCAAACCATCTAGCGGTAGTTATTATGATGATCATGCACGCTATAGAGAATACGAATATGATGATAGACATTCTCGTGATTCTTGGGAACGTGAAAGGCATTACGATGATAGAGACAGAGATAatcgagaaagagaaaagaaagattaCGACAATTATTCCAAG AGTTCGCCACAACAAGATCCGTTTGACGAACGTGAACCCACTCGGGAGCGCCCAGAGAATCCCGAGTGGCGAGATGATAGACGGGACATGCGCGATGATCGGATAACCCAAGAAAGGCAAACTGATAGTCGTCGTGATCCACCCAGAGATGATCGTATTGATCGTAGTGAGCGTCCTCAAAGACCGGATTCTCGTGACAGTCGCGCATCTCGAGAATCGAGAACTTCTCTTCGCGACGACGACATGCATAAGTCACGAGATTGCGGATCCTGGGTGAATGATATACCAGAttatgaagaaaagaaacgagatCCTTACCGTGAAGATAACAGAGATCGCCGGCAACCGCCTGGACCTGTAACCAGGGAAAAACTGGAAGCTGACGAGCTTAAAGGTGAAAAACGTAATTTGACGCAGCTGAAGCGTTCTGGATCTGAGCTGGATAAAAAAGACAGCAGCAAAGATAGCCCTACCGAGGCTAAGAAGGAACTCGACATGTGGAATAGGAAATTGGAACTGAGCTCAGAAAACAGTAGAAACGTGGAAAGAGGAGGTGATAACTCGCCGAAAGCGTGGGCTGATGCAATATCTCCAACTTTGGAGATGGAAGATGAGAAGGTTTTTCTTGAACCtatgaaggatgaaaaagagattgatgaaatgaaacaaaGTATGGAAAAACTAAGTGTCGACAACAAACGGGACGATGCCCTATGCATCGAAGTTAAAGAAGATTTGAAAGATGAGAAGCGGGATAAAAATGTGAGAAATAGAACCAATAGCGGAAGTTCAAGAGGTCGAGAATCTGGTCGTAGTGCTAGGCAGTATGGAGGTTATAGCGTGTACACTACTCGTGGGTGGCGTGGCGCGGATCAGAGAGGGAGAAGAGGAGGACCAAGGTCCCTGGGCAGACCTGGTTCTGCAAGAAGTGGTTCTTATGGTCACACAGATTCCGAACTTAGCGGAGACGAAATCTCCGGATCCACTGAATCTGGAAAGGAAGAGAGGCGTCCAGCTCGCTCTCCCAAGTCTTCTCAAAAATTGGACAAAGACGATCGCAATCGGGAAGTATCCAGGCGCGATGATAAACGCGGTGATTATACTCAAGTTCGCAGTGACAAAAGAAGCTATGACAGTAGATCTGGTCGTGAAGGGTTTGCACCATCCGGGGAACCTTCAAGACGGGGTCGAGGGGGGTTTCGGAACCGTGGTCCTACTACAGGCGGACGAATGAATACTAATTATGGTCCACCACCGAGTAAAAGCCCTTTTTCAACTGAACGGAATGCAGATGACAAAGAACCTAACCAACAGAAGCCCTCATCACCTACGCCAGAAAGTGAATTACCAGCTAGTGGTCCTCAGTTGTCTGAGTCCACTGATGACAAGATCATAGCCAAACAGCAAGCGCTGACTGCTGGTATTACTGGAAGACATACTAAATCCCCAAGTCAGCAAAGTCAGCAGCAAGGTAATAATAAGCAAGATTCACTTCAGAATCAGAACACAGTGCCACAGAGGTCACAAGTCAGAAAAGATGAAGGGAGGACTAAGAGAAATCACAGCAGCAGTAGACGAACACAA GGGAGAGAACATCGTGACGGACGTTTCCGTGGCAACCCCAGCAATGCACCGAAGCAAAATTCATCAGATATTGGTAACGACGACTGGGAAACAACTTCAGACAACAGCGAAGAACACATTGAAGATCGGAAAGAATCTCGAAACACACGTAATAAATCATATGGAAGTCGAGGAAATCAAAGCTCTCACCAGAATCCGACCGGCAACAACCAACAATCTCGAAGAAATGATCAATCAATAAACAACAGGGAACAAAGAGAACGAAATGTAACCAAACCCAGCAGTACGGCATCTCGTGCTCCTGGAGCTGAGAAAAGGAATGCGCAGAACGCTTCTTACAATCAACGGAACCACTCTGGAGCCATCCCGCCGTTGATGCAAAATACTCAACAAAATGGCCGCCCCAGAAGTCAAGGATCAGCAAATAGCGGGCCTTCCAATAAAGCCATAATAAAAGAAAGCACGGTTAATCGTGTTGATGAAATAAAGTTAAATGATTTAAATCTGGTAAATCAAGCTTTGaatgatataaataaaaaatctgtctcaaaagagaagaaagttATCGACAGTGAGTTGGAAGTAAACAATTATTCTGGTGGTGGAGACGATGGGGCGAACAGTAACGAAGATAAAATAGATGCGGATGGCTTTCAAGAGGTTAGGTCCAAGAAGAATGTAAAGGAGTCTAGGCATAATCAGAAAGAAGAAGCCAAACCCATGAgacgtgaaaaagaaaaggaaagagaacGAGATCGTTCAAAATCAAAGTCTAACGGACCTCAGCCCACCCCACAGCAGATTCAAAATATTCCACCATTGTTGGGACAACCAATTCCTCAGCCTGCCAACTTGCCACAGAAACAATTTGACAGAGAAAGAAATTCTAATCGGCAAACATTGGCCCCTCGATTCCAGAAAGCACGTTTAGCTAAACAGCAACAACAGATGGGAATCGGCGAAAGTAACGACACAAATAAAGTGAATTCTAATAATATCTATGTTTCAAAAGACTCAGCTGCTGGGCCAGCTCCACCACCATCAGTCAATGCTTGGGATAAACCATTTACCAGTCAAATAAGATCCAATTCACCATCAACAGTTCCTGCAGACATTCAACTTATGTCTGGAATAACTGGTCAAAATGAACATAATCATGAGACCAATGAACAGGTCAATTCTAGAGGTAGTAGTCAACGGAATTCACCAAACACAGAAAAAACTGTTAATAAAACAGCGAAGGatattattgttgaaaaaaatgtttcggaCGGAACTTCACCCCCTGTCCAAACgttgattttcgaaaatacaaACTATTCTAAAACCACAAAATCTGGACCATCGGATCTGACGTTGAAATCAAAGTTTTCAAACCATATGAAAACTCAACAGCGAGTAGATAAACGCGGCGAAATCGAAGATGATGGTCAGCTGCAACAGCATCAGCAACAAGCTCTGTCTGCTGTCTTTTCCAACAAATCTAACGAACTTATGAAAGATAAATCGCAAGAACCAATTCAGATGCCATTGACTTTTAGCAAAAACGAGGACAATGCTGATATGAAATTGGACTTTACATTTGATTCTGAACTGTCACAACTGACGGAAGATGCTAAAAGTAAATCTTTGGGAATGCCACGATCGATTCACATGACCGGGGGTCAAAGTACTATTTCTCCTTCGACAGCAGAACTTAATCTAAAAATTGCATCTGTAAAGAAAGTATGGGAAAATGCACCCCCAATGCCAACAGTGGTCGAACATGAAGATGGAAGCGTTGTTGCCACTGCAAATAGTTTCCCTCAACCCTTTGAGAGCAATGATGTCGACGACAGCTACAGTCCTCACCAGCAATACAACCAGAGCAATATGAAAAACGAAATAGCAACTTCGACAAATGTATGCAAG CTGGTTCCCCCGCAGGTGAAGCCGCAGCAACAGTCCTCTGGAAGTACTGGCGCCCAACCTGGATCTACAGTTCCTGGCCCAAGTCCAATCCGGCCTGGTCAAAGTCCCATTGGTCATCCTTCGGCCAGTTTACAGGGTCAGCTAAGCCCCCCTCCATTTAACACAACTGGACAACCATCCCACATTAACTATCCA GAGTTTCCTCAATATCCGGGCTCCCAAGCTGCACAATATGGAGGAATGTCTGCTATACCTTCACCACCAGCAGTCTTATTCAACACTGGATCAGGTCAATTACCAGCGCAGGCTGGTGGGTTATATGGAGCATTCCAGCTAGATCAAAGTCGATCTCCTTTTACTCAATATGCTCCTTATGGACAATCGCTTCAGAGCTCGTTTAATCAACAGAGTGTCTACTTGCAACAACCTCCACCGCCTCCGCATGCACCTAGTGCAACTCCTGACATGTATCAGAATAACATGTCACAGTACAGAATC ACAACTGCGGCAGCACCGCCCTTTGGTCAAAATCAACAACTGAGCAATAACCCAAATACAGTGTTGATCAGCTCATCGTCAAACTCTCTTATGTCCGCCAGTGTAAAACCGTCTACCCAACCAATTGGTGCCATTGGGACCAAAGCACCACATTTTCAAGCTCCATCAGCACAGCCGAATCAG GTAACCTATATACCGTATGATCCGAACCAGGTTTTAGGTGTAAGTGGTAACTACATGGGTAACTCACAATTGGTGCAACGACCTGGACCAACCGTTCAACCGTCTGCAAACAGTTACTACAGCGCTACCTCCGCCGGTAAACCTAACACGCTTCTGT ATGTATTTCCTGGTTCACAAACAGGCTTCTACCAACCGGGTGGTGCGGGACAACAAACTGGGACTCATTACGGGCTGCAGGGGTTTGGCCAACATAGTCAGAGTCTTGCAACTGGTAGTGCCACGCCGGTTGGTCTTCAGAATTTCGGATCTCAGTTCCTTTCTGGATCTGGAATACAAATGGCTGCTGCAGCTGCTGCTCAGCAGTATAGAAACCCTACTGGAGGTTTGCCAGGACCTGGTAATGCTGCTGCTACATTTCTTGGAAAACACCAGCAACAAGAACAGTCTAGACAATTGAAGAGCCCGTCGGGTAATCAACAAGATGTTTTGGCCTCCGTTTTCAGCTCTA CTTCTCAAATTCCTTCGCCAAAATCGCGGAATTGCAAGCAACAAACACCGACTCAACAACCGCAACCAAGTCCAACTCAAATTCATAAGTATCAGCAATATCAGGGCGCCACTCAGTCTGCTCTGGTAAGCAGCTACAGTAACTAT GTATTACAACAGAATGTACGTGGAATGGGCATGCCGCCGCCACGTCCGGGAATCCAACCGTCCCAACAACGTTATCCAGCGCCGATACAACGGCCAACTCCTTTTCCTCCTGGCCCAAACCCTAACCCAGGTCAACAACAACCAAACTGTATGCCTActcagcagcaacaacaggCGCAAATGAATCGTCACAGACCAAACATTCaccagcaacagcagcagcaacaacagcaacagcagcaacaacgtAACATGAAAATGTCGCAACAATACTACAGTAATCAAg AATTGTag